Proteins from a genomic interval of Rhodococcoides fascians A25f:
- a CDS encoding cobalt-precorrin-6A reductase, with protein sequence MECDQTVKVLILGGTTEARALAAALDRVRDIDSVTSLAGRVSQPILPVGRTRIGGFGGPDALAVWLRDNAIDVVVDATHPFASTIGAHAVHATEVTGVALLVLTRPPWTEGEGDRWTSVPSLPDAASAITPGSRVFLTTGRQGVHHFARVDHSWFLVRAIDPPTDRVPPCMTLQLDRGPFDIDHESKVLADNRIDLLITKNSGGDMTRAKLDAARAASIPVVMIARPEAPTSAPIVYEVDTAVDWLTNRLRVC encoded by the coding sequence ATGGAGTGCGATCAAACCGTGAAGGTTCTGATTCTCGGCGGTACCACAGAGGCGCGGGCACTCGCGGCGGCGCTGGATCGGGTTCGGGACATCGACAGCGTCACCTCACTGGCCGGGCGGGTCTCACAGCCGATACTGCCCGTCGGTCGGACCCGAATCGGCGGGTTCGGTGGACCGGATGCCCTAGCGGTGTGGCTGCGAGACAACGCGATCGACGTGGTGGTGGACGCGACACACCCGTTCGCATCCACCATCGGAGCGCACGCCGTGCATGCCACCGAGGTAACGGGAGTCGCACTCCTCGTCCTGACGCGGCCACCGTGGACCGAGGGCGAGGGCGATCGGTGGACCTCGGTGCCCTCGCTGCCGGACGCGGCGTCGGCCATCACCCCGGGCAGTCGGGTGTTCCTCACGACAGGCAGGCAGGGCGTTCACCATTTCGCGAGGGTCGATCACTCGTGGTTTCTGGTCAGGGCGATCGATCCGCCGACCGATCGGGTACCACCGTGCATGACGCTGCAACTCGATCGTGGGCCGTTCGACATCGATCACGAATCGAAGGTGCTCGCAGACAACCGAATCGACCTGTTGATCACCAAGAACAGCGGCGGCGACATGACTCGAGCCAAACTCGATGCGGCGAGGGCAGCGTCGATCCCCGTCGTCATGATCGCGCGTCCCGAGGCACCGACCTCGGCACCGATCGTGTACGAGGTCGATACCGCCGTGGACTGGTTGACGAACCGGTTACGCGTCTGCTGA
- the cobG gene encoding precorrin-3B synthase has protein sequence MSSPDRSVPDSCPGALTTHLAADGPLARIRLPGGVVLPEQMQVLARAAEELGDGTVELTSRGNVQLRAVSDPVALASRLAEAGLLPSATHERVRNILASPLSGRVGGLTDVRALVRELDEELCARRDLAELPGRTLFALDDGRGDMGGLEPDFGAYAQSDGSYALLLAGRDSGVRVDRDSVVPTLLNCAAAFVELRESEWRLAEVDNGIVRIVELLGLSAGIALPLPAPVEVPPIGWLEQDDGLVALAAGLANGVIGARLAEFLAAIERPVIVTPWRSLIVCDLDEEPAEQVVRVLAPMGLIFDAESPWIRVSACTGSPGCAKSLADVRSDLKAAVDARMTPRDERQHWSGCERRCGRPKGEVTDVIATGIGYQVS, from the coding sequence ATGAGTTCTCCTGACAGATCGGTGCCCGACAGCTGCCCAGGAGCGCTGACGACGCACCTCGCTGCGGACGGTCCGCTCGCGCGGATCAGGCTGCCGGGTGGTGTGGTGCTGCCGGAACAGATGCAGGTCCTGGCGCGGGCTGCAGAGGAACTGGGCGACGGGACCGTGGAGCTGACCTCCCGGGGCAACGTCCAGCTGCGGGCGGTCTCGGACCCGGTCGCCCTGGCGAGCAGGTTGGCCGAGGCCGGATTGCTCCCGTCCGCAACGCACGAGCGGGTGCGCAACATCCTCGCCTCACCACTCTCGGGACGGGTCGGCGGTCTCACGGACGTGCGTGCGCTCGTCCGTGAGCTGGACGAAGAACTCTGCGCGCGCCGCGACCTGGCCGAACTGCCCGGGCGAACGCTGTTCGCCCTCGACGACGGGCGCGGCGACATGGGCGGACTCGAACCGGATTTCGGTGCGTACGCCCAGTCCGACGGGTCGTACGCGCTGCTGCTAGCAGGCCGGGACAGCGGAGTTCGAGTGGATCGAGACAGCGTGGTGCCGACGCTGCTGAACTGCGCCGCAGCCTTCGTGGAACTGCGAGAATCCGAATGGCGGTTGGCCGAAGTCGACAACGGCATTGTTCGAATCGTCGAACTGCTCGGGCTCTCTGCGGGCATTGCGCTGCCGTTGCCCGCACCTGTCGAGGTACCGCCGATCGGCTGGCTCGAGCAGGACGACGGGCTGGTGGCCCTGGCCGCAGGACTTGCCAACGGCGTTATCGGCGCACGATTGGCCGAGTTCCTCGCCGCCATCGAACGACCGGTGATCGTGACTCCGTGGAGGTCGCTGATCGTGTGCGATCTGGACGAGGAGCCCGCCGAACAAGTTGTCCGGGTGCTGGCCCCGATGGGCCTGATCTTCGACGCCGAATCACCGTGGATCCGGGTGAGCGCGTGTACCGGATCGCCGGGCTGTGCGAAATCGTTGGCCGACGTCCGATCCGACCTGAAGGCGGCGGTCGACGCCCGGATGACTCCGCGTGACGAGCGGCAACACTGGTCCGGGTGCGAGCGGCGCTGTGGGCGACCGAAAGGTGAGGTCACCGACGTGATCGCAACAGGAATCGGCTACCAGGTGTCCTGA
- a CDS encoding precorrin-8X methylmutase encodes MHDYVRDGAEIYRQSFATIRAEADLSRFAPDVAQVVVRMIHAVGEIDLTETIGFTPDVVGSARTALRAGAPVLCDANMVAAGITRRRLPADNEVLCTLSDPRVPDLARSMGTTRTAAALELWGEKLGGAVVAIGNAPTALFHLMEMLAAGAPKPAAIVGGPVGFIGAAESKEDLIAADLGVEYLVVRGRRGGSPITVAAVNAIASEQE; translated from the coding sequence ATGCACGACTACGTCCGCGACGGCGCGGAGATCTACCGCCAATCTTTCGCAACCATTCGAGCCGAAGCAGATCTGTCTCGATTCGCGCCGGATGTTGCCCAGGTGGTCGTACGCATGATCCACGCTGTCGGTGAGATCGACTTGACCGAGACCATCGGATTCACGCCCGACGTGGTGGGTTCCGCTCGAACCGCCCTGCGCGCAGGCGCTCCGGTGCTGTGCGATGCCAACATGGTCGCCGCCGGCATCACTCGTCGCCGTCTTCCGGCCGACAACGAGGTGCTGTGCACTCTGTCCGATCCTCGGGTACCGGATTTGGCTCGGAGTATGGGCACCACGAGAACTGCTGCCGCGCTGGAGTTGTGGGGCGAGAAGCTCGGCGGTGCCGTCGTCGCGATCGGAAACGCGCCGACCGCACTGTTCCACCTGATGGAGATGCTCGCGGCCGGAGCCCCGAAGCCCGCAGCCATCGTCGGCGGCCCGGTGGGATTCATCGGCGCAGCGGAGTCGAAGGAAGATCTGATCGCGGCCGACCTCGGCGTGGAGTATCTGGTCGTCCGAGGTAGACGTGGTGGCAGCCCCATCACCGTCGCCGCGGTCAATGCCATTGCGAGCGAACAGGAATGA
- a CDS encoding SDR family NAD(P)-dependent oxidoreductase, which produces MSRRAEPAPGTLLLLGGRSEIGLEVATRLAPGRTVVLAARRSNELTAEQVRVQRAGAGAVHTVEFDANAMDTHAELLREVAREHGPIGIVVLAFGVLGDQARAENDAQHALDVITTDFLAQVSVLTHAATLLRAQGTGDLIVFSSVAGVRVRRANYVYGSAKAGLDGFASGLSDSLHGSGVHLLLARPGFVIGSMTEGMDPAPMSSTPDQVADGVVKALCKRRNSVAIPGTLRPVFFAMRLLPQWLWRRMPR; this is translated from the coding sequence GTGAGCAGACGAGCAGAACCCGCACCCGGAACGCTGTTGCTGTTGGGCGGACGAAGCGAGATCGGGCTCGAGGTCGCCACCCGACTGGCACCGGGGCGAACCGTCGTACTGGCCGCGAGACGCAGCAACGAGCTGACAGCAGAACAAGTCCGGGTGCAACGGGCGGGCGCGGGCGCGGTCCACACTGTCGAATTCGACGCCAACGCGATGGACACCCACGCAGAACTCCTCCGCGAGGTGGCCCGAGAACACGGTCCGATAGGCATCGTGGTTCTCGCCTTCGGCGTCCTCGGAGACCAGGCGCGCGCCGAGAACGACGCCCAGCATGCGCTCGACGTCATCACCACGGACTTCCTGGCGCAGGTCTCCGTCCTCACTCACGCCGCGACACTACTTCGGGCGCAGGGCACCGGCGACCTGATCGTGTTCTCGTCGGTAGCGGGTGTACGAGTGCGCCGCGCAAACTACGTGTACGGGTCCGCGAAAGCCGGCCTCGACGGATTCGCCAGCGGGCTGAGCGATTCGCTGCACGGCAGCGGAGTGCACCTGTTACTCGCCCGCCCCGGGTTCGTCATCGGGTCCATGACCGAAGGAATGGACCCGGCTCCGATGTCGAGTACCCCTGATCAGGTCGCCGACGGTGTCGTCAAGGCATTGTGCAAGCGCCGGAACAGTGTCGCGATTCCGGGCACCTTGAGGCCGGTCTTCTTCGCCATGCGCCTACTGCCACAATGGCTCTGGCGCAGGATGCCCCGCTGA
- a CDS encoding nucleotidyltransferase family protein — MTTVREAEFVSVVRANPAVAEILRRAPQLGLPGWYLTAGGLFQTVWNHLADRDPQAGIRDYDFFYFDDSDLSYDAENEVIETAASLFADLGVDVEVRNEARVHLWYEKHFGSRIAPFHSTEDAIDHFVSTTCCFGITTDADGGDVVYAPHGFEDLFAGIVRPNPRVPMQHVYEAKAARWTTEWPELTVLPWPADLA, encoded by the coding sequence GTGACGACTGTGCGCGAGGCCGAGTTCGTGTCGGTCGTAAGGGCCAATCCTGCTGTGGCCGAGATACTTCGACGTGCCCCGCAACTCGGGCTTCCCGGGTGGTACCTGACGGCGGGTGGCCTCTTCCAGACTGTCTGGAACCACCTGGCCGATCGGGATCCACAGGCGGGCATTCGTGATTACGACTTCTTCTACTTCGACGACTCCGATCTGTCCTACGACGCCGAGAACGAGGTGATCGAGACGGCGGCCTCACTGTTCGCCGACCTCGGGGTGGACGTCGAAGTGCGCAACGAAGCACGCGTACATCTGTGGTACGAGAAGCACTTCGGTAGTCGGATCGCACCGTTCCACAGCACCGAGGACGCGATCGACCATTTTGTATCCACCACGTGCTGTTTCGGAATCACCACCGATGCAGACGGGGGAGATGTCGTCTACGCGCCACACGGTTTCGAGGATCTGTTCGCGGGAATCGTGCGGCCCAATCCGCGCGTGCCGATGCAGCATGTGTACGAGGCCAAAGCCGCCCGCTGGACAACCGAATGGCCCGAATTGACCGTCCTACCCTGGCCGGCGGACCTCGCCTGA
- the cobN gene encoding cobaltochelatase subunit CobN, with the protein MFLLLSTSDTDLLSARASGADFTWGNPSRLLAQDIPSMAESAELIIVRILGSRRSWEAGIDAVLATGLPVVVLGGEQAPDADLMEISTVPANVAAQAHNYLAEGGSDNLRQLYNFLSDTVLLTGHGFDAPRHLPTWGHLERNSTPHSDGPTVAILYYRAQHLAGNTTYIDALAAAVENAGATALPIYCASLRTAESDLLETLKSADALIVTVLAAGGTKPAGASAGGDDEAWDVAELAALDVPILQGLCLTSSRATWSENDDGLSPLDVATQVAVPEFDGRLITVPFSFKEIDDDGLTTYVPDHERAARVAGIAVRHARLRHIPAADRRIALMFSAYPTKHARIGNAVGLDTPASAIALMSDMRTAGYDLGPVDGPDSVPGLAARDGDALIHALIARGGQDPNWLTDAQLEGNPIRISAAQYRTWFEQLPADLRDGVIEHWGPAPGDLYVDRTADPNGEIVIAAMQFGNVVIMVQPPRGFGEKPVAIYHDPDLPPSHHYLAAYRWISATEADGGFGADAMVHLGKHGNLEWLPGKTLGMSASCGTDAALGDLPLIYPFLVNDPGEGTQAKRRAHATLVDHLIPPMARAESYGDISRLEQLLDEHANISALDPAKLPAIRQQIWTLMTAAQMHKDLGLEERPDEEVFDDMLLHVDGWLCEIKDVQIRDGLHILGQEPVGDAEVELVLAMLRARQMWGGEQTVPGLREALGLSEDGDEERTRVDSIEAVAHGLVAAMQATQWNPDEAERVAGEHGDVVAEILKFAAAEVVPRLRGTSREIQQVLHALDGGFIAAGPSGSPLRGLINVLPTGRNFYSVDPKAVPSKLAWETGQAMAESLLARYRQDHGEWPKSVGLSVWGTSAMRTSGDDIAEVFALLGVSPVWDEASRRVTRLEVIDLGELGRPRIDVTVRISGFFRDAFPHVLALLDDAVRMVAALDEEPDQNYVRAHAQADLAEHGDERRSTTRIFGSKPGTYGAGLLQLIDSKTWRSDDDLAQVYTTWGGFAYGRGLDGVPASDDMRTAYKRIAVAAKNTDTREHDIADSDDYFQYHGGMVATVRALTGKSPEAYIGDSTRPESVRTRTLSEETARVFRARVVNPKWLEAMRRHGYKGAFEIAATVDYLFGYDATTGVVQDWMYEKLAETYVLDEQNQKFMQQSNPWALHGIAERLLEAVERKMWAEPNEQVLDGLRQIYLETEGELEGE; encoded by the coding sequence GTGTTCTTGTTGCTGTCCACGTCGGACACAGATCTGCTCAGCGCCCGTGCCAGCGGAGCCGACTTCACCTGGGGCAACCCATCTCGTCTACTGGCGCAGGACATCCCGTCGATGGCCGAATCGGCCGAGCTGATCATCGTGCGCATTCTCGGATCGCGCCGCTCGTGGGAGGCGGGCATCGACGCCGTACTCGCCACCGGGCTTCCGGTTGTCGTTCTCGGCGGTGAGCAGGCACCGGATGCGGATCTGATGGAGATCTCGACGGTGCCGGCCAACGTCGCCGCGCAGGCACACAACTATCTGGCCGAGGGCGGGTCGGACAACCTGCGTCAGCTGTACAACTTCCTCTCCGACACCGTGTTGCTCACCGGTCACGGTTTCGATGCTCCGCGGCACCTGCCGACGTGGGGGCACCTCGAACGGAACTCGACCCCGCACTCCGACGGTCCGACGGTGGCGATCCTCTATTACCGCGCGCAGCATCTGGCCGGAAACACCACGTACATCGATGCTCTCGCCGCCGCGGTCGAGAACGCCGGTGCCACGGCCCTTCCGATCTACTGTGCGTCGTTGCGCACGGCGGAGTCCGACCTGCTCGAGACGCTGAAGTCTGCGGATGCCCTGATCGTGACGGTGCTTGCAGCGGGCGGGACCAAACCTGCCGGGGCGTCTGCGGGTGGCGACGACGAGGCCTGGGACGTCGCCGAACTCGCGGCTCTCGACGTTCCGATCCTGCAGGGTCTGTGCCTGACGAGCTCACGCGCGACGTGGTCCGAGAACGACGACGGACTGTCGCCACTGGACGTGGCCACACAGGTCGCGGTCCCGGAATTCGACGGTCGTCTCATCACGGTTCCGTTCTCGTTCAAGGAGATCGACGACGATGGGCTGACCACGTACGTTCCGGATCACGAGCGAGCGGCGCGCGTCGCCGGGATCGCCGTTCGCCATGCACGGCTACGACACATCCCGGCCGCCGACCGCCGCATCGCCTTGATGTTCTCGGCTTATCCCACCAAGCATGCGCGGATCGGCAACGCCGTCGGCCTCGACACCCCGGCCAGCGCTATCGCGTTGATGTCGGACATGCGCACCGCCGGTTACGACCTCGGCCCGGTCGACGGTCCGGACTCGGTGCCCGGTCTGGCCGCTCGCGACGGTGATGCACTCATTCACGCACTGATTGCCCGCGGTGGCCAGGATCCCAACTGGCTCACCGACGCTCAGCTCGAGGGCAACCCCATTCGCATCTCGGCGGCGCAGTACCGAACCTGGTTCGAGCAGCTCCCCGCGGATCTCCGAGACGGCGTGATCGAGCATTGGGGCCCGGCACCGGGCGATCTCTACGTCGATCGCACTGCCGATCCGAACGGTGAGATCGTGATCGCTGCAATGCAATTCGGCAACGTCGTGATCATGGTTCAGCCGCCGCGCGGATTCGGTGAGAAGCCCGTTGCGATCTACCACGACCCGGATCTGCCGCCGAGCCACCACTACCTGGCAGCCTACCGATGGATTTCGGCTACCGAGGCAGACGGCGGTTTCGGTGCCGATGCGATGGTGCACCTGGGCAAGCACGGCAACCTGGAATGGCTCCCCGGCAAGACCCTCGGCATGTCCGCCTCCTGCGGCACCGATGCGGCCCTCGGCGATCTGCCGCTGATCTATCCGTTCCTGGTCAACGATCCGGGGGAGGGCACGCAGGCCAAGCGTCGAGCACACGCCACTCTCGTCGATCACCTGATTCCCCCGATGGCGCGTGCGGAGAGTTACGGAGACATCTCCCGGCTCGAGCAACTGCTCGACGAGCACGCGAACATCTCGGCACTCGACCCGGCCAAGCTGCCCGCAATCCGACAGCAGATCTGGACGCTCATGACCGCGGCGCAGATGCACAAGGACCTGGGCCTCGAGGAGCGCCCCGACGAGGAAGTGTTCGACGACATGCTGCTGCATGTCGATGGATGGCTGTGTGAGATCAAGGACGTACAGATCCGCGATGGGCTGCACATCCTGGGCCAGGAACCCGTCGGCGACGCCGAGGTCGAACTGGTGCTGGCGATGCTGCGAGCTCGGCAGATGTGGGGCGGCGAGCAGACGGTCCCGGGACTTCGCGAGGCTCTCGGGCTCAGCGAGGACGGCGACGAGGAACGCACACGCGTCGACAGCATCGAGGCCGTGGCGCACGGTCTGGTCGCAGCCATGCAGGCCACGCAGTGGAATCCGGACGAGGCCGAGCGCGTTGCAGGCGAACACGGTGACGTGGTCGCAGAGATCTTGAAGTTCGCTGCCGCCGAGGTGGTACCGCGTTTGCGCGGAACCTCACGCGAGATCCAGCAGGTGCTGCACGCGCTCGACGGCGGCTTCATCGCGGCGGGGCCGAGCGGTTCACCGCTGCGCGGACTGATCAACGTCCTGCCCACCGGGCGCAATTTCTATTCCGTCGACCCGAAGGCTGTGCCGTCGAAACTGGCGTGGGAGACCGGACAGGCGATGGCGGAGTCGTTGCTCGCTCGCTACCGCCAGGATCACGGGGAGTGGCCGAAGTCGGTGGGCCTGTCGGTGTGGGGCACGTCGGCGATGCGGACCTCCGGCGACGACATCGCCGAGGTCTTCGCGCTGCTGGGCGTGTCGCCGGTATGGGACGAGGCGTCGCGCCGGGTCACTCGGCTCGAGGTGATCGATCTCGGCGAGCTCGGTCGTCCTCGTATCGACGTCACGGTCCGGATCAGCGGCTTCTTCCGCGACGCGTTTCCCCACGTGCTCGCCCTGCTCGACGACGCGGTACGGATGGTCGCCGCATTGGACGAGGAGCCCGATCAGAACTACGTCCGCGCACACGCGCAGGCCGATCTCGCTGAACACGGTGACGAAAGACGCTCCACAACAAGGATTTTCGGATCCAAGCCGGGTACCTATGGTGCCGGGTTGCTCCAGTTGATCGACAGCAAGACCTGGCGTAGCGACGACGACCTGGCTCAGGTCTACACCACCTGGGGCGGTTTCGCGTACGGCCGCGGCCTCGATGGCGTCCCTGCATCGGACGATATGCGCACCGCGTACAAGCGCATCGCCGTTGCCGCCAAGAACACCGACACACGCGAGCACGACATCGCCGATTCCGACGACTACTTCCAGTACCACGGCGGCATGGTGGCGACTGTGCGCGCGCTGACCGGAAAGTCGCCCGAGGCATACATCGGCGACAGCACGCGTCCGGAATCGGTACGCACCCGCACCCTCTCGGAGGAGACCGCCCGGGTGTTCCGTGCGCGCGTGGTGAATCCCAAGTGGCTCGAAGCCATGCGCAGGCACGGCTACAAGGGCGCGTTCGAGATTGCGGCCACGGTGGACTACCTGTTCGGCTACGACGCCACCACGGGCGTCGTACAGGACTGGATGTACGAGAAGCTGGCCGAAACGTACGTGCTCGACGAGCAAAACCAGAAGTTCATGCAGCAGTCGAATCCGTGGGCACTGCACGGCATCGCCGAACGCCTGCTCGAGGCGGTGGAGCGGAAGATGTGGGCCGAGCCGAACGAGCAGGTTCTCGACGGGTTGCGCCAGATCTACCTCGAGACCGAGGGCGAGCTCGAAGGGGAGTAG
- a CDS encoding bifunctional cobalt-precorrin-7 (C(5))-methyltransferase/cobalt-precorrin-6B (C(15))-methyltransferase, whose amino-acid sequence MTVPTPRPIIVVGIGADGWDGLPATSRRAIEKADVVFGSVRQIASVRPHCTETRTWPSPLLPNLRSMLDAYEASNVCVLASGDPMFHGIGVTLVREFGAERLRVHPAPSSVSLACARLGWALQDTPTVSLVNTPIETLLPDLADGRRVIVLSRGSSTPGEVAGLLSDNGFGDSAMTVLEQLGGPAERVVHGRARDSTFEGVDPLNVVALQCVRDPDAPRHGRVPGLADSAYTGDGQMTKQEVRALTLSALAPAPGELLWDIGGGSGTIAIEWMRTDRSCRAVTFESSQARREQIERNALHLGVPGLIVHNAAPESFGGVSAVNAVPDAVFIGGGLTGADMLEACWQAVRTGGRVVANSVTAESDSLLLTAAAKYGGELRRFQIYRGEPLGAFTTWRPHLPVTQWSAIKP is encoded by the coding sequence ATGACGGTACCGACGCCCCGGCCGATAATCGTCGTCGGAATCGGCGCGGACGGCTGGGACGGGCTACCTGCGACCTCCCGCAGGGCAATCGAGAAGGCCGATGTGGTGTTCGGTTCCGTCCGCCAGATTGCGAGTGTCCGGCCGCATTGCACCGAGACCAGGACGTGGCCGAGCCCGTTGCTACCGAATCTGCGGTCGATGCTCGACGCCTACGAGGCGTCGAACGTCTGTGTGTTGGCCAGCGGGGATCCGATGTTCCACGGCATCGGGGTGACGTTGGTGCGCGAGTTCGGTGCCGAGCGACTGCGCGTGCACCCGGCACCGTCCTCCGTGTCGTTGGCATGCGCGCGACTGGGCTGGGCACTGCAGGACACCCCGACGGTGTCTCTGGTGAACACACCGATCGAGACATTGTTGCCGGACCTGGCCGACGGTCGCCGAGTGATCGTGTTGAGTCGGGGGAGCAGTACACCGGGTGAGGTGGCAGGGCTGTTGTCCGACAACGGGTTCGGAGACTCCGCGATGACCGTGCTCGAACAACTCGGCGGACCGGCCGAACGAGTCGTCCATGGTCGAGCTCGAGATTCGACGTTCGAGGGCGTCGACCCGCTCAACGTCGTTGCGTTGCAATGCGTGAGAGATCCCGACGCACCCCGCCACGGTCGCGTCCCCGGCCTGGCCGACTCCGCATACACCGGTGACGGCCAGATGACCAAGCAGGAGGTTCGAGCACTGACCCTGAGCGCGTTGGCACCTGCGCCCGGAGAACTGTTGTGGGACATCGGAGGCGGATCGGGAACCATTGCCATCGAATGGATGCGCACCGACAGATCCTGCCGCGCAGTGACGTTCGAGAGTTCGCAGGCGCGGCGTGAGCAGATCGAGCGCAACGCTCTGCACCTGGGAGTTCCGGGACTCATCGTGCACAACGCGGCACCCGAGAGCTTCGGAGGCGTCTCGGCCGTGAACGCGGTGCCCGACGCGGTGTTCATCGGTGGTGGATTGACCGGTGCCGACATGCTCGAGGCGTGCTGGCAGGCGGTGCGCACAGGGGGACGTGTGGTCGCCAATTCGGTGACCGCAGAATCGGATTCGTTGTTGCTGACCGCGGCGGCAAAGTACGGCGGAGAGCTCCGCAGATTCCAGATCTATCGCGGTGAGCCGTTGGGTGCGTTCACGACGTGGAGGCCACACTTACCGGTTACTCAATGGAGTGCGATCAAACCGTGA
- a CDS encoding precorrin-2 C(20)-methyltransferase, which yields MSAVGKLWGVGVGPGDPELLTVKAARVIAEADVVAFHSARHGRSISRALAAGYMRDGQLEEHLVYPVTTEATAHPGGYQGAIDEFYESAAARLAAHLDAGRSVALLAEGDPLFYSSYMHMHKRLAHRFEVEVVPGVTSVSAASAALATPLVERDEVLTVLPGTLPTGELTRRLRGTDAAVIMKLGRTYPTVLDALERSGRLDEARYVERASTPDQRVLDAADADDVPYFSMIVVPSPSNRAETPTSTGEVVVVGLGPGDDAWTTDEVRAELAAATDLVGYVTYIDRVPPRPGQIRHASDNKVESERAAFALDLAKQGRRVAVVSSGDPGVFAMATAVIEVAAEQQWSSVPVRVVPGMTAANAVASRVGAPLGHDYAVISLSDRLKPWDVVAGRLSAVAAADMAIAIYNPASKSRTWQVAAMKDLLLEHRSPQTPVVIGRAVGSMQESVRTVTLGELDPESIDMRCLLIIGSSMTTVVKTGSGPKVFTSRRYPSADA from the coding sequence ATGAGCGCTGTCGGAAAGTTGTGGGGAGTCGGCGTCGGCCCGGGTGACCCGGAGCTGTTGACCGTCAAGGCTGCTCGTGTGATCGCCGAGGCCGATGTTGTTGCATTCCACAGCGCTCGGCACGGCCGCAGCATCTCGCGCGCCCTCGCGGCCGGGTACATGCGTGACGGTCAACTCGAGGAGCACCTGGTGTACCCGGTGACCACCGAGGCGACGGCTCATCCCGGTGGGTATCAAGGTGCGATCGACGAGTTCTACGAGTCCGCTGCTGCACGGCTCGCCGCTCATCTCGACGCCGGTCGGTCGGTTGCGCTTCTGGCCGAGGGTGATCCGCTGTTCTACAGCTCGTACATGCACATGCACAAACGTCTGGCGCACCGGTTCGAGGTCGAGGTGGTTCCCGGCGTGACCTCGGTCAGTGCTGCGTCGGCGGCGCTGGCAACTCCACTGGTGGAGCGCGACGAGGTGTTGACCGTCCTGCCCGGAACACTGCCCACCGGCGAACTCACACGCCGACTACGCGGTACCGACGCCGCGGTCATCATGAAACTCGGGCGAACGTATCCGACAGTGCTCGACGCACTGGAACGATCGGGCAGGCTGGACGAGGCGCGATACGTCGAGCGGGCCAGTACACCCGACCAGCGCGTCCTCGATGCCGCCGACGCGGACGACGTCCCGTACTTCTCGATGATCGTGGTGCCGAGCCCCTCCAACCGAGCCGAGACGCCCACCAGCACGGGTGAAGTGGTCGTCGTCGGCCTCGGTCCAGGTGACGATGCATGGACGACGGACGAGGTGCGGGCCGAACTGGCCGCCGCCACCGATCTCGTCGGATACGTCACCTACATCGATCGGGTACCGCCGAGGCCCGGGCAGATACGGCACGCGAGCGACAACAAGGTCGAATCCGAACGCGCGGCGTTCGCCCTCGACCTCGCCAAGCAGGGACGGCGAGTAGCCGTGGTGTCCTCGGGCGATCCGGGGGTCTTCGCGATGGCGACAGCGGTCATAGAGGTTGCAGCCGAACAACAGTGGAGTTCGGTGCCGGTACGAGTGGTACCGGGAATGACCGCCGCGAACGCCGTCGCGAGCCGGGTGGGAGCACCCCTCGGCCACGATTATGCCGTGATATCGCTCTCCGACCGACTCAAGCCATGGGACGTGGTGGCCGGGCGTCTGTCGGCGGTCGCCGCAGCCGACATGGCGATCGCGATCTACAATCCCGCCTCGAAGTCGAGGACCTGGCAGGTTGCAGCCATGAAAGATCTACTGCTCGAGCACCGTTCACCACAGACACCGGTGGTGATCGGACGCGCGGTGGGCAGCATGCAGGAATCGGTGCGCACTGTGACGCTCGGAGAACTCGACCCCGAATCGATCGACATGCGGTGCCTGCTCATCATCGGATCCTCGATGACCACGGTAGTGAAGACCGGAAGCGGTCCGAAAGTCTTCACCTCCCGGCGGTACCCGTCAGCAGACGCGTAA
- a CDS encoding TIGR03618 family F420-dependent PPOX class oxidoreductase: MAATPADATALTDDALEFLTERHLATLTTLRPDGTPHVVAVGFTYDSDARIARVITNDVSQKAINAGRGAHAAVTQIDGARWLTMEGPASVRSDRDSVVDAENRYAQRYRVPRENPTRVVIEIQVRRVLGSRSLLSR, encoded by the coding sequence ATGGCCGCAACCCCCGCTGACGCGACTGCCCTCACCGACGACGCGCTCGAATTCCTCACCGAGCGGCATCTCGCCACACTGACGACGCTTCGACCGGACGGGACGCCGCACGTCGTTGCCGTCGGCTTCACGTACGACTCCGATGCTCGAATTGCGCGGGTCATCACCAACGACGTGTCACAGAAGGCCATCAACGCCGGCCGCGGTGCCCACGCCGCCGTCACTCAGATCGACGGCGCCCGCTGGCTGACCATGGAGGGACCGGCTTCGGTTCGCAGCGATCGAGATTCCGTCGTCGACGCCGAGAACCGTTACGCCCAGCGCTACCGCGTTCCGCGGGAGAATCCCACCCGGGTGGTCATCGAGATCCAGGTGCGACGGGTACTGGGGAGTCGTTCGCTGCTCAGCCGCTGA